The stretch of DNA TAACCATATTGGTAGTGGTAGTTAAAACTTAGACTTAGTATTTTCATTTGTAATGCAGCGTTACTTCAAAAAAAAAGGGGAAAGAgaatgtataatttttaaaaaaagAAAGGGGAAGATGTAATATCTGTGGTATTAGTATCCGAAACAAATGTAACAGTATAGGACGTTTCCGAACGTAGTTTTACAAAAATGATATGTAATGTCAAATGGGTGACCACACCCTCTTTGCCGGAAGCTTCCCTAACGATAAGTACTACTTGCTGtaaaataactcaataactaaaataaaacataagtgTTCCTCCAAACCTGCGTTTCACTGAACTCCAAATACTAcagtacctattagggcatgtgatatatcattttcggataaattaaggatgaggaatttttttttggaaccaaaacaatgcactttttaacaaaaaaaaacaaagtagaaaagacaaaaaaatatatcttggttttttttcataattaccaatttttttttaaagtgtagtaggaatctgaaaacaaaaaatatatttgtaaagctacacttattacgtttaagaaaatatatagtttattatacaaaactgttggtacatgggagataaaaaataatattaagcgtgggccagagtgatctcaatacaaaatattattaatgtgggaaagttacttataatttgttctacaatcgtttatttttttagttgttcgtaaataactcgtaaacggtagcccacagcaaaaaaatatcttttacgtaaataatctgtttcagatttcttataaaataagtgctactttttttcgctaagatcaatataaaaaaaaaatattgaagggagaaaataaatactaaggtccccttttttagtcattcgtaaataactcgtaaaggatggccaatagcaaaatatattttaacacatgaataattagcataaaattttctacaaaaaaggttattcaaactttttcgctaggatcaatatttaaaaaggggaccttagaatttattttctctctttaatatcgtttttaatattgatcctagcgaaaaagtttgaatgaccttttttgtaggaaattttatgtaaattattcatgtactaaaaaattttttgctattggccatcgtttacgagttatttacgaatgactaaaaaaggggacctaagtatttattttctcccttcaatattttttttaatattgatggtagcgaaaaacagtagtacttattttataagaaatctgaaacagattatttacgtaaaagatatttttttgctgtgggctaccgtttacgagttatttatgaaaaacaagaaaaataaacgattgtagaacaaattataagtaactttcccacgttcataatattttgtattgagatcactctgacccacgcttaatattattttttatctcccatttatcaacagttttgtatatcaACAGTTAtgtaaactatatattttcttaaacgtaataagtgtagctttacgactgtattttttgttttcagattcctgctacactttaaaaaaaaattggtaattatgaaaaaatctaaaatacgttttttagtcttttctactttatgcttttttttttgttagaaagtgcattgtttttgttctgaaactagattcctcatccttaatttatcctaaaatgatatattacatgccctaataggtataggtttggagaaatgttgctccaagtgaagcgcggcagcgtcgaactgtccccctcccccccccccactaaatgagaggtggctctcgacggctcccggtctgtatctgctcaagaccagctacgaatcaactgtgccaagtttcagcgcatagtctcaaagtgcaaggtccccatacaacggtgtgcagtaacaaaccagctatcagtcaagttggcaaacctgctcgaccagtctaccaacataccgtcaaaaacgccaactcgtgcctacgctcactcgagataaacctctcgacgttccaaagccttctacctgtcatctcagttcaacaacacgccaatagatggcgttactctctacgcaactttatttcaacaatgcgccaatagacggagttactctctacacaactttatttattttgttacaaccaaataatacgtagctcaacattgctaatcgattttatacgggcgtctaaaataatgaactataacgctgcaatacgtctttctgatgtcagggtccgacagggatatatatatatatatgctcATAACCTGTCTAACGTCGTTGTCCTCTGATCTATCCGAgaagaaatatattttgatattcatcaaatcaaattttatttatcaaaaataaaaatctatcacgttcgtgaaatataaaaaatatatgaactTGCATAATTATGCTATCGGTTCAGTCACGAACTATAATATGAGTGGCATCACCAAAGgtatatttaacaaaaataatttataagaaTTCCTGTTACTCAACTTTCGTAGTAATCTTTCAACAAGATCATAATTTACCCAAACTCAAATGTTTAGTATTGAGCTCATATTACATGCCTATAAAGATGAGCGTATATGTATATTCAtgatttatcaattttatattaggtaccttaCTAGTATTCGAGCTATTGAAGTGCATAATAATAACCATTTAAACCTGATTAGGTAAAGTCAGCGTACAATAAACATCATTATTTTGTAATTAGTTTAGGTACTGTATATGACTCTATTTGAGGAGTCTTTACATTTGAATAAAGATAGGTACATGAGATGAatctttttattatgtttaattatattGACAGCAAGACACGATTGGCCATATTTGCACAAATATTGGTGTTGCAGCGTCTATTCCCGCAGGGCGAACGAAACAGGTACAGCAATCAACCACGATAACAATTCACAGAATCTCAGGTATTAAGCATCAAGTCTCAAAACTTATGATTTGTATCCAAATATTCGCTCCGTCGGGAACGAAATATTGTGAGACGCAATTTacttgtatatttttaaaatgtgttaaaAACACACACAATggcataataattatattgatttttGCTGTATCGCTACGCTACTGGCTGTGGTTGTATTGCGAgtttagaaaataaatattatatttagtgattTCATCTTAACGccattatttatattatgaatGTGATACCTAATTAATAGCATGTGCTATATGAATGACACAGTGGTATGGTTACATAGAAAAATAAGTGCAAGTGGTGGGTTCCCACCAACTACCCACGGATACTAAATTTATGATAtgtacatggtataataatatactccgcctggtactccattcccgtcttttctaggtcacctaactgacacgggcttacgtcatcatgcgacagcgctatatgataatatgcgatagcgctatatatagcggccatgttgttgtgacgtagccccgtgtcactctgggaatggaagaccatgttgcATTAAAAATAATCTTGGCgtctctttttattaaaaatacccTTTTAAAATAtatcacagcaaatatgtaacaattataaatcatatacgattatttacattattttactttcataagtattataaactaattttgaaaaagctatttcaatattatatttattttcaatgaaaagaTACGTCAAGATTGactaccttttttctaatgctaaaaaaataaagtatagtgccattaaagttactaaattgtTTTGTAAACAAATTACCGTTAATGGTATCTActgttaataaattttaataacagaatTATTAGTTAAATGTATTAACTAGTTAAAAATCGAGAGATATAAAACAATGagtatgaataaaattaaaaaaaaaaacatacttaaataaaacttgcatatatgtttcatttttttttatcgaaagtTGATTAATTTACTCATACTAGAATACTACAAAATAATTACTATAATGCATATCagtatttgattaaatatttataaagcactttatgtaagtatgtacttatttaaaactattttagGCTATAATATCATATTTAACTACTTACTTTTTGTACTTTTATCCCCATCTACAACTTCAAAAACTTTTAGAAGCATCTTCTTATTTCTCTTCATATTAAATGAACACTTATTTTTAAGAAACATACGATCGAAGCGAGAGGTCAAccaaacattacaaataaaaaatagaaaacgGGTAGGTTTGAGGTAGGTACTTGCTGCAACAATATTGAATAACTTGTTTTCAAACATGGACTGACTAAGGTATTTTAACCTTTCAGCCAAATTACATTCCTTACAAAACTGTTACTAATATTTATCTCGTCTTTAATATGTGTATTATAGAAGATAATTCTTTTatgcaaaaagaaaaattataaaCGTAGGTACAAAATTAcgattattttgaattttttaccTTAACTAAAATGCGATTTAGGTATATTCGCAAATATGTGAAATGTGATTTCATTACTAAATTATAAATTACTACCATAAACTTGCGAAAATGACTGATTCGCGTATTTACTTTGGATAACATTACGAACACAAACACACTTGCCACCATAACAAATTAATGAATTAGCCAGATTCGCAAAATTGCTGTAAGCTATACACGTTGTTGGGTAATAATCTCCACCATAACAAAGTGATGAATATGCCAGATTCGCAAATTTGCTGTAGGCTACTCATGTTACTGGGTGATAATTGCCACCATAGGAAATTAGCGAATATTTCAAATTCGCAGATTTGCCATAGACTTTTTATTAAATCTCCACCATAGCAAACTGACGAATATACCACATTCGCAAATATACTGTAGGCTAGTCATGTTGCTGGGTAATAATCACCACCATAGCAAAGTAACGAAATAACTAGATTCGTTTATTTGCTATAGGCTACTTTcttcatatatatataatatctgACACAGTGAATATACGAATTTGCCCGATTCGTAAGTTTACTATGGGACAAAATCTTTCATGATCCATATAATAGTCCACGGAAAAATACCTTAACTACAAGTTGTAAGTTTACCATGGGTGCAAACATATAAACATTCAGATTTGTACAAATGTAACTCTGGAACCATTAATGTTAGATCTATGAAAATTTGTGAGAAGGTGTATTCTCCTATTTGGTGCAGAGTTATATcaaaaagtaaattttgtaaaaaatgcAGACACGTGAGTTTTCCATGGGGGCGACGATTTGTTGTATTCATGAAGAAAAGGCGTAGAATGTTTCGTATTCAGTACTCGCAAATTACTTTAGTGGGTTTATTAGATAAATAATGATGAATAAACTCATCTTCCTCTAATTCAATTGAATTAGGTATAGATACTTATTATAATTGGATGATTAAAAATTCAATtataaaaactaattttcaaacaGACAAAACAGTACCTATTTACTGACTTCGCCTATAATAAGCGATCTCgatattataaacatattttttatgtaggtactcatttttaTGCAATTTAatataaggggctattcataaattacgtcatttcaaattaggggggggggggtctggacatcggatgacggtagcatgaagtaggaggaaatggggtcatttgaagcatgatttttggatgattatagggggggggggggtccaaaatcgtcaaaaatcgatgacgtaatttatggacagcccctaagagtAAACCGAAGTTGTTAAAGTTTCATCGCCCATAACAATATtgactaataataatatttgtctCTGTAtctgtataaattaaaaaatcgtcATCAAAATGTATGCACTGTCAGGGCACCGATTCATTTATTTCACTTCATTTGTTTAATTGCATACATCAAATATTATACGTCAGCAAAATCAACCTTAAAATAGTAATATGACGTGATATACCTAGGTACATACCCCATACCTAGGTACACCTAGCAATTCCCACTTTTAGAGACAAGTTATATCTACCCActgtattaatattatttatatgggGTAGTATAAAAACAATGCACTATTGTGTTAATTATAAAATTTGAGAGATATAATCTCGTGTGGATTCACATTCTGGGCGCATTAGGATTCTTTTTCTTATACTTTTTTAAGTACTTACCGTATTATGGGTTAGGTGTGAGTAAAATTTATTCAGACAATTGGATAGTAGAAattcaattatattttatatgtcGGGCCATCTAAAAACCAAATAAAAAGAAAGCCTCCCTCGGCTCTATAATACAATTATAATTTCCATTTTAGTGGCAATACATTTCtcacaaaatataattactattaaaaatgcGCTAATATGAATATCTAGGCCCTTTGTTTCGTTGTGTGTTGTTCGATCTTAAGCCTTCGTGTTGGTTCACGGCCAACCCCCAGGCGCAATGATCGGTGTTCGAAATACGAACAGACTTTCCTTCGTGTTGGTTCACGACCAACCCCCAGGATGATTTATTCCTTCGTGTTGGTTCACGACCAACCCCCAGGATGATTTATTCCTTCGTGTTAGTTCTCGACTAACCCCCAGGATGTATGTATGTCCTTCAAGTTAAAGGATTGCACAacgattttaataacaaaatatcAAATCACAATATCATATTGCGCAACGAATAAAATGTAATCTAACACCATAGTACGAAACGAAGATCGTTATTAAAAAAGCAATGTAGTCTGGTCTTGTGCCAAACACTTCGGCAACTAGACCGACGTGTGGACGCTACCACGCACAAATAAAGAATGAAGAGCGGAGTGCGGAGTGGCCGCCGCACGCCGGTGAGCGGTAACCGGAAGTAGGCGGAAGTTATTTTGACATAATCAAAACACTTACTCTTAAATGTGTGCGATGCTACCTGTACAATAGGGAAACTacatggttaatatacatttaTATCTGAAAAATGAAGTGACGAAATataactaacagttaaactcgatcagctgatgcttttccgccatcttgccgcaaaccaaactgcgaaatcgccgtgaagtgtgcgagagtggagtcatacgtcaacttcgcgatatgttcgctccgcgacgtcgcgccgcgattcacgcacatagtctggagggggcttaatacCCCGTGTGAATGTTATTGTACCAAACAATTACTAGTTTTGGAATGGTCTCAACTTGGTTTTAACacaattgacaatgacagtttGATTGTGTCAAAATCATAGTCAAAATGAGCTTTTTTGcggtttatttactttatttattgactTTGGATTCAACTTCGTCTGATAATAAAAGTTATACTGATACTGTTTTATTACGACATTTTTAGAAGGACTCCATACTAAACCACActaacaaaatttaaatttaaggcCTTCAATTTAATCACAAATGGAAGAGACCGAGTCCGAAGACGTGACCAGTACCCTATCTCACGACGATTTGCTCGAAGTTACCAAGTCTACTGTGTGTACTTTGCTCAGTTGTGATCCTTTGCTTGCCGATTTGCCAACTGATATTATACTAGAAGAAATCCTTGCTCaggtaaaattaaaacatttctTCTTTTAGGAGAAAAACAAACTAAGTTTAACAGAAACTTACCTTATCTTTTCTTTACAGATTGCAGTTGAACATGGGCAATCTATTACAATTTACATATCACGAGAGGATGAACCTACTTTGAAAGTTATTGTAAGTActattaagtataaaaaaaaaacaaaatacatttatttcagataacTATGATCCATACATTGATAAATATAGATAACATTACGAATCACAATAATAATCATACATCACCATTACAATATatatgttaaattaaattaaaattattaaatttagcatattatatatgtatgtatcaaTGTATTGTCATCTTGTGTTATTACTTTTTTTCGGTGTACTTacctattcccatttgtccctgcCGCCTTAAAATACATGAGGCAGGGTCAGTTGTGAATGATTCATATCTGTTCTCATCTGTGCTTGGTGGGGACAAATGAGAATACACCGTTTTTTCATAACTTGGAGATCATCTACTATGACGGGCACAACTTTGCACCCATTTCTCTTTTCTGTAACACCAAGTGATGTATTTGTTGCAGATTCCCCAGAATGCTTCAGTACGGGATCTCAAAAAGTCTGTTGCCAGGCATTTTGAAATCTACCAACAAAGGACTGGCAGCAAAGTGAAGATCTCCTGGAAATATATCTGGAAGACCTACAATTTGTGCTTTGACTCACTTGTGTTGGACAATGATAATAGCACTATTGAAGACTATGGGGTCACCAATAAAGTGACACTGACTTTCAAGAAAAGGAGAAAGAAAACTAAGAAATTTTCATAGTACTTATCATATATTGTCTAAGTTTAAAATATATGCTATAATATAGATATTTCACATGACATGACACTTGTTATATAATCTTAAACATAATATCCCATTCCTTTAGTTTAATCaaaaactagtgtccgaccgaaacatgtttttttgccgaaaccgaaaccgaatgttcggctttggctctagtttcggccgaaaccgaaacttttgtagaattgttaaaatcgttgaaaaaatgtcataaaaccgcttttacacacattatggcactgtcaacacccaatgtccttgaaattgatgttacttaagcagtttaaaaaaaaaatactagagttaaaccaagataattctgcaacgattttgataacacacgcagtgcacgtgttattttaaacgtcaaaacttctatgaaattatgacgtataaataacatttgcactagttgcactgcgtatgctatcaaaatcattgaagaatttttttggtctaactctattcattcaccagtcaagctaacatgtagatatagggtcaaccaaaaacgcgagcgcagcgagcgcgaaattttttgttaccaatatcgcaaggccgggtaccgatcttcacctgggcctaaaagtccgaagtgccccagtgaggcgaactttcatgcgaagtcaaagccgtgcttcaagcttcaggataagtagttgagcacagacttcaACCATTGTCCATTggattaaaaagcgagaccacaggccgagcatggcgcagcgaggccaaaggctaagctgaagaacatgtggaacacaaaccaatggtaatttgaggtaaaaagtgaggctaagatCGAGCATTCGTATTATGTCAGTAGTACAGTTGtcctggggacacttttaagggttttttcttcgttttgatcaatagtcagctgttcagccaggcctccgtcacacgctcaaggccacgcgctatatgcctaccgctcggcgtatcgtcgacgatacaaccgacagagggccgccgaacgcccgcctgagcgctcgcaccgcattgcaccgcgcgtttcccgcgcttatgcttcgaaatgccgaaaccacgtaattattgtgcagtagatgggtgaaaattaaaaaaaaaaacaaaggaaaaagcctataacaaaaattcatctttttatggcgggctaaaggtcccacctgaaagtttaataattatattgaagggttagaaaaagtatttttaaataactttgacgacgtaataattaatcggcctggtagcaccgtattacaacttttaaaaaccgttgattgtccgttgctttgctcctgaatatttattaaaattatttacgtgatttaggatattttcaactacttattaaattttaataacagagaattccgagaagtgaaaaaattataaatcattatattaaaactaaaacatatttgattcgcaacattcgttttattacaataatcatcataggtagggtagctacaaccctagcgcattcttacgatgacgcgttggcacgtgactcgaacggcgggcaacacagtctcgactctttgtgcgcgtaattatggtatggtacatttcttcttgtcctgagcagcaggtattattattaaggttctgtaggctattatagcgtaggtatttttgcttttgtttgggaatgaagtatctgttacgtagtaactatttattaatctgtggttcagcctcgcaaaatattaactattgagaaaatcaactttgcggcactagttgagcgtagcctttagcctcgcttaaaatttgccattagaggtagataggaaaatgactgaataagtgagtgaataagagcgaaaaagacatcg from Cydia splendana chromosome 5, ilCydSple1.2, whole genome shotgun sequence encodes:
- the LOC134791064 gene encoding U11/U12 small nuclear ribonucleoprotein 25 kDa protein-like encodes the protein MEETESEDVTSTLSHDDLLEVTKSTVCTLLSCDPLLADLPTDIILEEILAQIAVEHGQSITIYISREDEPTLKVIIPQNASVRDLKKSVARHFEIYQQRTGSKVKISWKYIWKTYNLCFDSLVLDNDNSTIEDYGVTNKVTLTFKKRRKKTKKFS